The bacterium genome has a segment encoding these proteins:
- a CDS encoding cupin domain-containing protein, which yields MNTSYIIRHLGLVPLPGEGGYFRETYRSSETISSGCLPPRYGSEKGLSTAIYYLITAEAFSALHRLPSDEVFHFYAGDPVTMLQLCPDGTGKELVLGNDLEKGQYPQCIVTRGIWQGMRLVDGGSFALLGTTVAPAFDAGDLELGNRGMLIGRYPDYEYLIRQLTSE from the coding sequence ATGAATACGAGCTATATTATCCGTCATCTCGGACTCGTTCCGCTTCCGGGCGAAGGCGGATATTTCAGGGAGACCTACCGGAGCAGTGAAACCATATCATCCGGGTGTCTTCCGCCGCGGTACGGCAGTGAGAAGGGATTGAGCACCGCCATCTATTATCTCATTACCGCCGAGGCATTTTCGGCGCTCCACCGCCTCCCGAGCGATGAGGTGTTTCATTTTTATGCCGGCGACCCGGTTACCATGCTCCAACTCTGCCCTGACGGAACCGGGAAGGAGCTTGTTCTCGGAAACGATCTGGAAAAGGGGCAGTATCCCCAGTGCATCGTTACGCGCGGAATATGGCAGGGAATGAGACTCGTCGACGGCGGTTCGTTCGCGCTCCTCGGAACCACGGTTGCTCCGGCGTTCGATGCCGGTGATCTGGAACTCGGTAACCGTGGTATGCTCATCGGCCGTTACCCTGATTATGAATATCTGATCAGACAGCTTACCAGTGAATAA
- a CDS encoding DUF1080 domain-containing protein, translated as MKKMFAVVLVSGFLMVCAAGVYGAPHPMEPEPRVVSALEGQIPGDAVVLFDGKNLSEWTYMDGKPAGWTVENGAMIVKGGTIKTKREFGDVQLHIEFATPAPAKGEGQDRGNSGVYLNGVYEVQVLDSYGSKTYVNGQCGAVYENFPPLVNASRPAGQWQTYDIIFRAPRYSQDGNITQKANITVLHNGVLIQDHVYTSYTLGGVEENDRAKGPIILQDHNHPVKYRNIWIRELK; from the coding sequence ATGAAAAAAATGTTCGCGGTTGTTCTGGTATCGGGATTTTTGATGGTTTGTGCTGCGGGTGTGTATGGAGCGCCCCATCCGATGGAACCCGAGCCGAGAGTTGTCAGCGCTCTCGAAGGGCAGATACCGGGAGATGCCGTCGTGCTCTTCGATGGCAAAAACCTCTCCGAGTGGACGTACATGGATGGCAAACCAGCTGGCTGGACTGTCGAGAACGGCGCGATGATCGTGAAGGGCGGTACTATCAAAACCAAACGGGAATTCGGCGACGTCCAGCTCCACATCGAGTTCGCCACTCCTGCCCCTGCGAAGGGTGAAGGCCAGGACCGTGGCAACAGCGGCGTGTATCTGAACGGCGTTTACGAGGTTCAGGTGCTCGATTCATACGGCAGTAAGACGTACGTCAATGGTCAGTGCGGCGCCGTATACGAGAATTTTCCCCCGCTCGTCAATGCAAGCCGTCCCGCCGGACAGTGGCAGACCTACGACATCATATTCCGCGCCCCGCGGTACAGCCAGGACGGGAATATCACCCAGAAAGCGAACATCACCGTCCTCCATAACGGCGTTCTCATTCAGGATCATGTTTACACATCATATACACTCGGCGGGGTCGAGGAGAACGACCGTGCGAAAGGCCCGATCATCCTCCAGGATCATAACCACCCGGTGAAATACCGTAATATCTGGATTCGCGAGCTCAAGTAA
- a CDS encoding non-lysosomal glucosylceramidase: MRTSLTVVVLVAFFCCVSCSNKEPSLPSGTMVKTPETGDWPVLKRYDQQNSARIAMPVGGIGTGTVSLGGRGDLRDWEIMNRPSKGYIPQRGTTGPFFALFVADENGNRQARVLEGPLDVSAYEGSHGSIVPNHGLPRFRNSSFEAAYPLGQVMLSDPDMPVDVRMKVFNPLIPGEEDLSGMPVAVIRFELYNTKSSPITASVCGSMPNFIGMDGWETTKDWKGNLQVIGAKANVNTFRTGTDVQGIFMRSEGISTRVPQWGTIALTTGVREHVSYRTSWLPEQWGKSLLDFWDDFSDDGKLEERGTTGENTPMLSLAVEVDVPPHEKREVTFYLTWNFPNRPSWTPEGNDKDILRNYYTTVYSDAWDTAEKEAPRLPGLEARTVEFVRALCGSTVPDVVKEAALFNISTLRTQTCFRTADGRFYGWEGSCDQKGCCHGSCTHVWNYEQATAFLFGKLAKSMREVEFGHATDENGLMSFRVNLPLERAQGWGKAAADGQMGCIMKMYRDWQLSGDDDMLRALWPKVRKALEFCWIPGGWDADRDGVMEGCQHNTMDVEYYGPNPQMGLWYLGALRAAQEMARYLGDEEFAATCGNLFNRGSAWIDANLYNGEYYEHKIVPPKNASDIAKALLVGMGAQDPTNPDYQLGSGCLVDQLVGQYMAHVCNLGYLVEKGHVDTTLRSIMKYNYCKELSTHFNCMRSFALGDESALLMASYPKDRPENPFPYFTEVMTGFEYTAAVGMLYEGQIKNGITCIENIRRRYDGNRRSPFDEAECGHHYSRAMASWAGLLALSGFHCSAVEKSMTFASQGGTFFWSNGYAWGTCTLTRGKNGITVDLAVLHGQTELSRFILTGYGSKQFDTVMTVKEGEPLSFVLASQ; encoded by the coding sequence ATGAGAACATCACTTACGGTGGTAGTGCTGGTTGCATTTTTCTGTTGTGTTTCATGTTCGAATAAAGAGCCGTCCTTACCATCGGGAACAATGGTAAAAACCCCGGAAACGGGGGACTGGCCGGTTCTTAAACGGTATGATCAGCAGAACAGCGCCCGTATCGCCATGCCGGTCGGCGGTATCGGCACGGGAACGGTATCCCTGGGCGGACGGGGTGATCTCCGCGACTGGGAGATCATGAATCGCCCATCGAAAGGATATATTCCGCAGCGCGGAACAACGGGGCCGTTTTTTGCCCTGTTCGTCGCCGATGAGAACGGTAACAGGCAAGCCCGTGTTCTCGAAGGGCCGCTCGATGTTTCGGCGTATGAGGGCAGCCACGGCAGTATTGTACCGAACCATGGACTGCCGCGTTTCCGGAACAGCTCCTTTGAAGCCGCATACCCGCTCGGTCAGGTGATGCTCTCTGACCCGGATATGCCTGTGGATGTCCGTATGAAAGTGTTCAATCCGCTTATCCCTGGAGAGGAGGATTTGAGCGGTATGCCGGTGGCGGTGATTCGCTTCGAGCTTTATAACACGAAGAGCAGCCCTATAACCGCGTCGGTATGCGGCAGCATGCCCAATTTCATCGGGATGGACGGATGGGAGACGACAAAGGACTGGAAAGGGAATCTCCAGGTGATCGGCGCAAAGGCGAATGTCAATACGTTCCGCACGGGGACGGATGTCCAGGGAATTTTCATGCGCTCCGAAGGAATCAGCACCAGGGTACCCCAGTGGGGGACGATAGCCTTGACCACGGGTGTCCGTGAGCATGTCAGTTACCGGACGTCGTGGCTGCCCGAACAGTGGGGTAAATCGCTCCTCGATTTCTGGGATGACTTCAGTGATGACGGTAAACTCGAAGAGCGCGGAACCACCGGTGAGAACACGCCCATGCTGTCGCTCGCCGTGGAAGTGGATGTCCCCCCGCACGAGAAGAGGGAAGTCACCTTCTATCTTACATGGAATTTCCCGAACCGGCCTTCATGGACGCCGGAAGGGAACGATAAGGATATCCTGCGTAATTATTACACCACCGTCTATTCAGATGCATGGGATACGGCGGAAAAAGAGGCGCCCCGTCTTCCCGGGCTGGAAGCGCGGACGGTGGAGTTTGTGCGCGCACTGTGCGGAAGCACCGTTCCCGATGTGGTGAAAGAGGCGGCGCTGTTCAACATCAGCACGCTCCGGACGCAGACCTGTTTCCGTACTGCGGACGGCCGGTTCTACGGCTGGGAAGGAAGCTGCGACCAGAAGGGGTGCTGCCATGGTTCGTGTACCCATGTCTGGAATTACGAGCAGGCGACGGCGTTCCTGTTCGGGAAGCTGGCGAAATCGATGCGCGAGGTCGAGTTCGGGCATGCCACCGATGAGAACGGGCTCATGAGCTTTCGTGTCAACCTCCCGCTCGAACGTGCGCAGGGGTGGGGAAAAGCGGCGGCGGATGGCCAGATGGGCTGCATCATGAAGATGTACCGCGACTGGCAGCTCTCCGGCGATGACGACATGCTCAGGGCATTGTGGCCGAAGGTGCGGAAAGCGCTCGAATTCTGCTGGATACCGGGGGGATGGGACGCCGACCGTGATGGTGTCATGGAAGGCTGCCAGCACAATACCATGGATGTGGAGTACTACGGCCCCAATCCGCAGATGGGACTGTGGTATCTCGGCGCGCTCCGGGCTGCTCAGGAGATGGCCCGCTATCTCGGAGACGAGGAATTTGCTGCCACGTGCGGGAATCTCTTTAATAGGGGAAGCGCATGGATAGATGCGAACCTCTACAACGGCGAATACTACGAGCATAAGATCGTGCCGCCGAAAAATGCATCGGACATCGCGAAAGCGCTTCTCGTTGGAATGGGCGCACAGGACCCGACCAATCCCGATTATCAGCTCGGCTCGGGGTGTCTCGTCGACCAGCTTGTCGGCCAGTACATGGCCCATGTCTGCAACCTCGGATATCTCGTCGAAAAGGGGCATGTTGACACGACACTGCGGAGTATCATGAAATACAATTACTGTAAGGAATTGAGCACCCATTTCAACTGCATGCGCTCGTTTGCGCTCGGGGACGAGTCGGCGCTTCTCATGGCGAGCTACCCGAAGGACCGTCCGGAAAATCCGTTTCCGTACTTTACCGAAGTCATGACAGGTTTTGAATATACAGCCGCTGTCGGTATGCTCTATGAGGGGCAGATTAAAAACGGGATTACCTGTATCGAGAATATTCGGCGACGGTATGACGGGAACAGACGAAGTCCGTTCGACGAGGCAGAGTGCGGCCACCACTATTCACGGGCGATGGCAAGCTGGGCGGGACTGCTCGCCCTTTCGGGATTCCACTGCTCCGCTGTCGAAAAGAGCATGACCTTTGCTTCTCAGGGGGGAACATTTTTTTGGTCGAACGGGTACGCATGGGGAACGTGTACCCTTACCCGCGGGAAAAATGGAATTACGGTCGATCTGGCTGTACTCCACGGGCAGACAGAACTGTCGCGGTTTATTCTGACCGGTTATGGCTCAAAACAGTTCGATACCGTCATGACAGTCAAAGAGGGAGAACCGCTCTCCTTTGTGCTTGCCTCACAGTGA
- a CDS encoding YbhB/YbcL family Raf kinase inhibitor-like protein, giving the protein MEKLTVTSTVFSAGGSIPSRYTCDGMDISPQLAWSDPPDGTKSFALICDDPDAPAGTWVHWVMYNIPAGVQELSEKMPSQEKLGSGALQGTNDFRRIGYGGPCPPSGTHRYYFKVYALDTMLDLKPGATKQQLLRAMEGHIRAQGELMGRYSRQR; this is encoded by the coding sequence ATGGAAAAACTCACTGTTACCAGTACCGTCTTTTCAGCGGGCGGCTCGATTCCTTCACGGTATACGTGCGATGGCATGGATATTTCACCGCAGCTGGCCTGGAGCGACCCTCCTGATGGCACGAAGAGTTTTGCGCTCATATGCGACGATCCCGATGCGCCGGCGGGAACCTGGGTTCACTGGGTGATGTATAATATCCCGGCCGGTGTTCAGGAGCTTTCCGAAAAGATGCCGTCACAGGAAAAACTCGGCAGCGGGGCGCTTCAGGGAACGAATGATTTCCGGAGGATCGGGTACGGCGGCCCCTGTCCGCCGTCCGGGACGCACCGTTACTATTTCAAGGTTTATGCCCTCGATACCATGCTCGACCTCAAGCCGGGCGCCACGAAACAGCAGCTCCTCCGGGCAATGGAAGGACATATCCGCGCCCAGGGAGAGCTGATGGGCCGTTATTCACGGCAGCGGTAA
- a CDS encoding cupin domain-containing protein, translating into MKKVLLLTAVMFLVYSSLAVAQDVVFGQDKKPSYFELDDYNHRYPETDTDVRLYMNNWRNSQITIGHGGFFERAYLTPGDPTNPPRIGAVLKYIKAYNHGALEADSRTTKTKHDKEQVFFYITGGVGKVEAGGKTAELSEGTGVFIPAGLEYQFFNTCDKEPLECIIIMEDIPDGFEPLKEMKTGSYKDHTPGAGMHWAHIGRGIVDGVKFANPMGVAVVSVDAFDIAQPHMHGPGVEEIWCQLRGKSLLLFGNRLFWQEVGTAFLIPPNFRVPHCSINYSEEPMQWLYLGNRHDAQETRYSKFHEKK; encoded by the coding sequence ATGAAAAAAGTGCTCCTTTTAACCGCGGTTATGTTTTTAGTGTATTCATCGCTCGCTGTCGCTCAGGATGTCGTGTTCGGTCAGGACAAGAAACCCTCGTATTTCGAGCTCGACGATTACAATCACCGTTATCCCGAAACCGACACCGATGTCAGGCTCTACATGAACAACTGGAGAAATTCACAGATAACCATCGGGCACGGCGGCTTTTTCGAACGGGCATACCTGACACCCGGCGACCCGACAAATCCGCCCAGGATCGGCGCTGTACTCAAATATATCAAGGCTTACAACCACGGGGCGCTCGAAGCCGACTCCAGAACGACCAAAACGAAGCATGACAAGGAACAGGTGTTTTTCTACATAACAGGCGGTGTCGGCAAGGTAGAAGCTGGCGGCAAGACCGCCGAACTGTCCGAGGGAACGGGGGTTTTTATTCCCGCCGGGCTTGAATACCAGTTTTTCAATACCTGCGACAAGGAACCGCTCGAATGCATTATCATCATGGAAGATATCCCCGATGGATTCGAGCCGCTGAAAGAAATGAAAACCGGCTCGTATAAAGACCATACACCCGGCGCCGGGATGCACTGGGCGCACATCGGCAGGGGTATCGTCGATGGTGTCAAGTTTGCCAATCCCATGGGTGTAGCTGTCGTATCAGTCGATGCCTTCGATATAGCGCAGCCGCACATGCACGGCCCCGGTGTCGAGGAAATCTGGTGCCAGCTCAGGGGAAAGAGTCTCCTCCTGTTCGGAAACCGTCTCTTCTGGCAGGAAGTCGGGACGGCATTTCTCATCCCACCCAATTTCAGGGTGCCCCACTGCTCGATCAATTATTCCGAAGAGCCCATGCAGTGGCTCTATCTGGGGAACCGTCACGACGCGCAGGAAACACGGTACAGTAAATTCCACGAGAAGAAATAG